The following nucleotide sequence is from Nautilia sp. PV-1.
TGCATGATGATCTGGAAGTGCCGAAAGAAGCTGTTGAGATTTTGCAAAAAGTAAAATCAGGGTATCCGATTGAATATATATTTGAGGAAGTCTGGTTTTACGGTGATAGGTTTTATATAAAAGAGGGTGTGCTGATTCCAAGGGATGATACGGAGGCAGTGCTGGAAAGAGCGATAAAGTTAATAAATGAAAAGTGTAAAACGAAAAGTGAAAAGTGTAAGGTAGTGGATTGCTGTACGGGAAGCGGGGTGATTGCGATAGAAATTGCCAAGCATACAAATGCCAAAGTTATTGCGACAGACATCAGCGATACTGCCATTGAAGTGGCTGAAAAAAACATAGCTTTGCATAATGTCGATGTTGAAATAAAAAAATGTGATTTATTGAATTGTGAAGGAAAGGAGATAAAAGCTGATATTCTTGTTTCCAATCCTCCGTATGTGGAAAACAGTTGGGAAAAACCTAATGAGTTTGAGCCTGATTTGGCTTTTTTCGGAGGGGATGACGGGCTTGATATAGTAAAGGAGCTTATCCTTAAAGCAAAAGATCTGAAATACAAAGCTGCGGTAATAGAAATAGGGTATAACCAAAAAGAACTTTTAAGCGGATTTTTAAAAGACAAGGTTGAAAGTTTCGAATTTTTTAACGATTTGGCGGGGAATGTGAGAGGGGTTGAGATTATTTTTTAAGTCTGTTTATAAAAAATATTGAAATTAATGTTAATACAACCGTAATTTCAAATGTTTTAAATAGACCAATTTTTTCCCCTACAAGTCCTACAAGATAGACTATAACAGAGCTTACTCCGAAATTTATTCCCATGTAGATACTGTTGACAAATGTCGGTTTGTCTGTTTTTAAGTCATGGACGAAAGCCAGCAGAACCGGTGAGGATGTAAACAGGAAAAATCCGAGAGGCGCAAGCAAAAACCATAAAAACTGTTTAAAAAACAGTAAAAAAAACATTAAAGAAACTGCGGATCCTAGCGCGGAAACCATCAGCATATTTACGCGACCGATTTTATCCGAGAATCTTCCTGCAAAAAAGGCTCCTAAAATACCGAAACCCTGTAATATACCAAAAGCAATACTTGCGCTCTCGACACTGTAGCCGTGATGAGTTAAAAAAAGCGGTAAATAAAGTGACATGGCGTATTTTGACGTATAATTGAACATAATAAAAAGAGTCAGCATTTTAAAAAACGGTTTGACTTTGTTTAAGACACCTTTGATTTCGCCTTTTTCAAACTTTTTGGCATTAAATGTAGTTTTGTAGTCTTTAAGTTTGTAATATAAAAAAAGACTTGAAATGATTCCAATAGGTGTCAGCTTCCAGATACCGTCAAGCCCCCAAAGAGAAATTACCCCGGCTGCCAAAATTGGTCCTACGGTTCTGGCACTCTCACCACCGACCATAAAATAGCTCATCCCTTTGCCGCTCTCTTTGCCTGAAAACTCTTTAATCATCGTAGGGCTTGGAATATGAAAGAACGCTGCGCTGAGTCCCGCAACAAACAATAAAAAAAGAGCTACTGCATAAGATGACGTCAGGCTTAAGAGCCCCATTGAAACCGCCGTAATTGACGGTGTCAGGATTACGAAATATTTTGCGTCGTTTCTTTCAGCTATCAGTCCCAGAAAGGGATTGAAAAGTGAAGGCACTTTTCTTGCTATATCCAAAAATGACGCTTCTGTAAGAGTGATACCAAGTCTACTTATAAGAAGAGGCAGTATGGGTGCCAGAAGTGCAGAGAATATATCATGTGTAAAATGAGCAAACGATATTAACAGTACTTTTGATTTTTGAAATTTTTTCATTTCAGTTTTTCGTTCATTTTAATGTATTCCGGTTTTGTTTCAATACACTGCATGGCTGGAGCGGCTTTTGGGTCGTCTCTGAATACTACAACGCAATGCATTCTAGGATATCCCTGTGTGTCAAATTCATATACTCTAGGATTGATTCCGCTTGTAGCAATGGTGTAACTTAAAGTATTAACCGTTTTTTTGAAAACTCCTACTAAACTGTTCCAGTTGAATGCGAGTGAAAAAGTGGCGATAAATGCAAGTGTGATTAATTTTTTCATGTTAACTCCTTAAAAATGTAAATATTTTGCGATTCCGTCCAATAACATCTGGACGGAGAGTGAGATTAAAAGCATACCCATCAGTTTTTCAACAGCGCTGAATACGCGGTTTGGGATAATTTTAGAAAATTTGAGTGAAATTATAATAATAAAAGCGCTTAATGTCCATGAAACAAAGGATGCTCCAAGGACTAAGCCTATACCATATTGTGAAGAAAACAGTATAAGTGTTGCCAGCAGTGAAGGACCTGCAATCATAGGAATTGCAATAGGCACCAGATAAAGTTCGTTTTCTTTTCCGAACATCGGCTCACTGCTTGGAAAAATCATTTTAAGCGCAATTAAAAAGAGAATTATTCCTCCGGCGATTGATACTGACTCTTCCCTGAGTCCCAGGAAACTCATAATGCTTTTTCCAAAAAAGATAAAAATAAAAATAACAATAAAAGCAAATATCAGTTCTCTGATAATTATTTGAAATTTCTGTTTTTCGTCGTAATCTTTTAATAAAGATAAAACAACAGGAAAGTTGCCAAAAGGATCCATTATAAGAAAAAGTGTTACGGCAATATGCAAAATATCCATAATCCGCCTTTAGAAAATTGTGTATAATTATACACAAAAAAGGCTGTTATGGACGTTAATAAACTACTCTCGTCTAAAAAACTTTTAACCGAGATATATTTTGACCTGCAAAAATATTATGACGATATATATCCCAATGCCGTAGTATTAATGGAAGTCGGAACATTTTTTGAAACTTATGAGGCCGAGGGAGTCGGAAAAGCCAGGGAAATTGCAAATGTATTAAATATACAGCTTACAAAAAAGAATAAATCCATTCCCGAAATTGACGTTAAAAACCCTCTGATGGCAGGATTTCCGAATCATGCGCTTGATCGCTATCTTGAAAAACTTATAGAAGAAAACAGATATACAATTATTCTGATAAAACAAAAAGGAACTCCGCCAAATGTTAAAAGATATCTTAGTGAAATAATATCTCCAGGTGTAAATCTTGAATATTCAAAAACTCCTGAAAATTACGTAACTTCAATAATAGTAGAAAAGTATTCCGCTTTTCATGTAGGGTTTGCAAACGTTGATGTAACAACCGGAAAAAG
It contains:
- the prmC gene encoding peptide chain release factor N(5)-glutamine methyltransferase, yielding MQIKDFLKETNGSYILEKVLNKDKTWLFLHDDLEVPKEAVEILQKVKSGYPIEYIFEEVWFYGDRFYIKEGVLIPRDDTEAVLERAIKLINEKCKTKSEKCKVVDCCTGSGVIAIEIAKHTNAKVIATDISDTAIEVAEKNIALHNVDVEIKKCDLLNCEGKEIKADILVSNPPYVENSWEKPNEFEPDLAFFGGDDGLDIVKELILKAKDLKYKAAVIEIGYNQKELLSGFLKDKVESFEFFNDLAGNVRGVEIIF
- a CDS encoding MFS transporter, with amino-acid sequence MKKFQKSKVLLISFAHFTHDIFSALLAPILPLLISRLGITLTEASFLDIARKVPSLFNPFLGLIAERNDAKYFVILTPSITAVSMGLLSLTSSYAVALFLLFVAGLSAAFFHIPSPTMIKEFSGKESGKGMSYFMVGGESARTVGPILAAGVISLWGLDGIWKLTPIGIISSLFLYYKLKDYKTTFNAKKFEKGEIKGVLNKVKPFFKMLTLFIMFNYTSKYAMSLYLPLFLTHHGYSVESASIAFGILQGFGILGAFFAGRFSDKIGRVNMLMVSALGSAVSLMFFLLFFKQFLWFLLAPLGFFLFTSSPVLLAFVHDLKTDKPTFVNSIYMGINFGVSSVIVYLVGLVGEKIGLFKTFEITVVLTLISIFFINRLKK
- a CDS encoding MarC family protein — its product is MDILHIAVTLFLIMDPFGNFPVVLSLLKDYDEKQKFQIIIRELIFAFIVIFIFIFFGKSIMSFLGLREESVSIAGGIILFLIALKMIFPSSEPMFGKENELYLVPIAIPMIAGPSLLATLILFSSQYGIGLVLGASFVSWTLSAFIIIISLKFSKIIPNRVFSAVEKLMGMLLISLSVQMLLDGIAKYLHF